A region of Nostoc sp. 'Peltigera membranacea cyanobiont' N6 DNA encodes the following proteins:
- a CDS encoding STM4015 family protein, translated as MTDNQNQPRDYDAVLGGQSPPPVDGVVLGGIEGVKRCLSNPVITVRIAALSEALKYGDAGLDVLIQALQDKSRLVQRFAYQLLKQKTEPQVKQALQTYKPWNLEERFNDYQGYKGNNVTQFANRQVLEFDANVGIVEPVNNAYALRFEYENHENLPSKLSRLLQEPNADKLEALVFGLWSEGSQTDSSSIVQALVDAKQRLTNLKAVFIGDLTSEDSEISWIQQSDVSPILQAYPKLEILQIRGGDRLQFSPPIRHNHLKALIVETGGLSRDTVAQICNMNLPALEHLELWFGSEDYGGDCWVEDLNPIIFAEKFPNLVYLGLRNSQFTDEIVSVIIGSPILDYISVLDLSMGTLTDAGAEELLNSQAINNLDILNISENFLSQEMIEKFSDLDVRILANNQKQEDEDRYIDGRYCSVSE; from the coding sequence TGGGAGGACAATCTCCGCCTCCTGTGGATGGAGTTGTTTTAGGAGGAATTGAGGGGGTTAAACGTTGTTTATCAAATCCTGTAATTACAGTCCGAATTGCTGCACTTAGCGAAGCCTTGAAATATGGTGATGCAGGGTTGGATGTATTAATTCAAGCATTGCAAGATAAATCGAGATTGGTACAGCGTTTTGCTTATCAACTATTGAAGCAAAAAACAGAACCGCAAGTCAAACAAGCTTTGCAAACATATAAACCTTGGAACTTGGAAGAGAGATTTAACGACTATCAAGGGTATAAAGGAAATAACGTTACTCAATTTGCTAATCGCCAAGTTCTAGAGTTCGATGCAAATGTAGGTATTGTTGAACCTGTTAACAATGCTTATGCTCTCAGGTTTGAGTATGAAAATCATGAGAATTTACCCAGTAAACTTAGTAGACTTCTGCAAGAACCCAACGCCGACAAATTAGAAGCTTTAGTGTTTGGTTTATGGAGCGAAGGAAGCCAAACCGATTCAAGTAGTATTGTTCAAGCTTTAGTTGATGCTAAACAACGTTTAACTAATCTCAAAGCTGTTTTTATTGGCGATCTTACTTCTGAGGATTCGGAAATATCTTGGATTCAACAAAGTGATGTAAGTCCCATTTTACAAGCTTATCCAAAACTCGAAATTTTGCAAATTCGTGGTGGCGATCGTTTACAATTTAGTCCGCCGATACGACACAATCACCTCAAAGCGTTGATTGTTGAAACTGGGGGTTTAAGTCGGGATACTGTTGCACAAATTTGTAATATGAATCTACCAGCCTTGGAACATTTAGAATTATGGTTTGGTAGTGAAGATTACGGCGGAGATTGTTGGGTTGAAGATTTAAATCCAATTATTTTTGCAGAAAAGTTTCCCAATTTGGTTTATTTAGGATTACGCAATAGTCAATTTACCGATGAAATAGTCAGTGTTATTATAGGTTCTCCAATTCTTGATTATATCAGCGTACTTGACCTTTCAATGGGAACGCTGACTGATGCTGGTGCGGAAGAGTTGCTGAATAGTCAAGCTATAAATAATCTTGATATTCTCAATATTTCCGAAAACTTCTTATCTCAGGAAATGATTGAGAAATTCTCTGATTTGGATGTGCGTATTTTGGCAAATAATCAGAAGCAAGAAGATGAAGATCGTTACATCGATGGCCGCTATTGTTCTGTTTCTGAGTGA